The Candidatus Synechococcus calcipolaris G9 genome contains the following window.
AAGTTCTCAAAGATCAGGCTCGCAAGACCGATCGCCAAATCCAGCAAGTGAATCAACAAATTGGTAACTTAGGCAACCGCCTCGGCGAATTTGTCGAATGGCAAGTCCGTCCCGCTGCTGTGCGTCTCTTTCGAGAGCGGGGTATTGCCGTGCGTCAACTTGCCAGTGATGTCACCATTGAAGCAGGGGAAGATAGCCTAGAAATTGATTTACTCGTGGTCAATGGGGATGAAGCCGTTGCCGTCGAAGTCAAAAGTAAACTCAGCCACACTGATGTGAATGAGCATCTCGAACGCATT
Protein-coding sequences here:
- a CDS encoding nuclease-related domain-containing protein; amino-acid sequence: MATTADDVWRLLGELAVAQKETERRFQETEQLLKEQSQEAERRFQETEQVLKDQARKTDRQIQQVNQQIGNLGNRLGEFVEWQVRPAAVRLFRERGIAVRQLASDVTIEAGEDSLEIDLLVVNGDEAVAVEVKSKLSHTDVNEHLERI